The following coding sequences lie in one Arachis stenosperma cultivar V10309 chromosome 5, arast.V10309.gnm1.PFL2, whole genome shotgun sequence genomic window:
- the LOC130982847 gene encoding (-)-isopiperitenol/(-)-carveol dehydrogenase, mitochondrial-like → MPETANSVGSSGHKLAGKVAIVTGGASGIGEAAARLFVEQGASMVVIADIQDDLGNQVAASIGFHRCTYVHCDVANEDQVKILVNTTVNSHGKLDIMFSNAGILSPSDQTVLDLDISQFDRLFAVNARGMALCVKHAARAMMEGRVRGSIVCTGSVAATHGTPRRVDYTMSKHAVLGLVRAASLQLAAHGIRVNCVSPNALATPLTCASFGLETEEMQMLYAHNARLKGMVLTPKHVADAVLFLVSGDSEFVTGHDLVVDGSYIGG, encoded by the exons atgccTGAGACAGCTAATTCCGTTGGTAGTTCCGGCCACAAGTTGGCCGGCAAAGTAGCCATAGTCACCGGCGGGGCAAGCGGCATCGGCGAAGCCGCAGCCCGTCTGTTTGTAGAGCAAGGTGCAAGTATGGTGGTGATAGCAGACATCCAAGATGATCTCGGCAACCAAGTAGCTGCATCTATTGGCTTTCACAG GTGCACCTACGTCCACTGTGACGTGGCAAACGAGGATCAAGTAAAAATCCTTGTGAACACAACAGTCAACTCTCACGGAAAATTGGACATCATGTTCAGCAACGCTGGCATCTTAAGCCCTTCAGACCAGACGGTCCTCGACCTTGACATCTCCCAATTCGACCGCCTCTTCGCTGTCAATGCTCGCGGCATGGCCCTCTGCGTCAAACACGCGGCGCGTGCCATGATGGAGGGGCGCGTGAGAGGCAGTATCGTGTGCACGGGCAGCGTGGCCGCCACACACGGTACTCCCCGGCGTGTCGACTACACCATGTCAAAGCACGCGGTTCTCGGGTTAGTGCGAGCGGCAAGCCTACAGCTCGCAGCGCACGGCATTAGGGTGAATTGCGTTTCCCCCAACGCGCTGGCCACGCCCCTGACCTGTGCGTCGTTTGGGTTGGAGACGGAGGAGATGCAAATGCTGTACGCGCATAACGCAAGGTTGAAGGGTATGGTTTTGACTCCGAAGCATGTTGCCGACGCGGTGCTGTTTCTCGTGTCCGGTGACTCCGAATTTGTCACCGGACATGACCTGGTAGTCGATGGTAGTTATATCGGTGGTTGA